Proteins encoded together in one Felis catus isolate Fca126 chromosome B3, F.catus_Fca126_mat1.0, whole genome shotgun sequence window:
- the LOC123386246 gene encoding WAS/WASL-interacting protein family member 3-like has product MNVFPQNPKALPTLLSEEYRRQLPKHGAGLEENPLSKAKFGTDNSEYIFIHVLRAAPSWSSALLGYHSATPYTSSAQIRDVNAQDVRSSPSRAHAHSGPGASPFSEGSAPQEPLQPLPPPGLLEEPQRPTARCSGRAAQSWGAEAASRVPGQAPHLLRRGTGFLTPNWNLGARREGGTPWSSLTVSAEGDLRPGGWSADTPRARRHTQGQPSKVRECVQSAANFPGVAHRSLQGSQATASAQDGSPSSARGPPPLRAHPRPPAPDPRPPRRRSRPCPVGAVSRLRPRPRPPTWYDPWRGGGSAPQIVPAGPPLPGRDLHPHTPGPLPAVGPGTSPPHTRRRSGA; this is encoded by the exons ATGAATGTATTTCCTCAGAACCCCAAGGCACTGCCCACACTCCTCTCCGAAGAATACAGGAGGCAGTTGCCGAAACATGGAGCAGGGCTTGAGGAAAATCCACTTTCCAAGGCCAAATTCG GAACTGATAATTCAGAATACATCTTCATACATGTCTTAAGAGCTGCCCCCAGCTGGAGCTCTGCACTTTTGGGCTACCATTCTGCCACACCCTACACGTCCTCAGCACAGATCCGGGATGTTAATGCACAA GACGTGCGGTCTTCGCCAAGCCGGGCACATGCCCACTCAGGCCCCGGGGCATCACCATTTTCTGAGGGATCAGCACCCCAAGAGCCGCTGCAGCCCCTGCCGCCGCCAGGCCTGCTAGAAGAGCCCCAGCGTCCCACAGCCAGATGCAGCGGCCGCGCAGCCCAGTCCTGGGGCGCAGAAGCCGCCTCCAGAGTCCCTGGGCAGGCTCCCCACCTCCTGCGAAGGGGGACCGGCTTCCTAACCCCGAACTGGAACCTGGGCGCGCGGCGGGAGGGCGGGACGCCGTGGTCGAGCCTCACAGTCTCTGCGGAGGGTGACCTGCGCCCCGGCGGGTGGTCCGCGGACACACCCAGGGCCCGCCGACACACCCAGGGCCAGCCCAGCAAAGTGCGTGAGTGTGTGCAAAGCGCCGCTAACTTTCCCGGAGTCGCACACCGCTCCCTCCAGGGCTCGCAGGCTACGGCCTCTGCCCAGGACGGCTCCCCCAGCTCCGCCCGCGGCCCTCCGCCTCTCCGCGCCCACCCGCGGCCCCCGGCTCCCGACCCCCGACCCCCGCGCAGGCGCTCTCGCCCCTGCCCCGTCGGGGCCGTCAGCAGGCTccgtccccgtccccgtcccc CGACCTGGTACGATCCCTGGCGGGGCGGTGGCTCCGCGCCTCAAATAGTCCCGGCCGGCCCGCCTCTCCCGGGGCGGGAcctccacccacacacacccGGGCCTCTCCCCGCCGTGGGGCCGGGCACTTCCCCACCGCACACCCGGCGCCGCAGTGGCGCCTGA